In Trichoplusia ni isolate ovarian cell line Hi5 chromosome 13, tn1, whole genome shotgun sequence, the genomic window tgttattcctacatctttgacagtcgttacaggtagtcagaagcttgaaaaagtctgacagccagtctaaccaaggggtatcgtgttgcccaggtaactgggttgaggaggtcagatagacagtcgctccttgtaaaacactggtacttagctgaaaccggttggactggtagccgaccccaacatagttgggaaaaggctaggccaatgatgatgtaaGATATTGTATCAAAAAGGAGAATATTGTCAactatcaaaacatttatttcgtaCAAAGCTTTATAGGTAAAAATTCAAAGCCCGTGTAATCAAATTCACTCACGAACATGTTAAAATCACATCGATAAAAGCAACAACACTACAACAAAACCTATCTCCCATCAAACGTAGAAATGGCGTGAACGCGATGAAAACAGATGAAATAtctaggtatttaaataatgtgacaAATGCTATAATTACCCCTACATTAAACAGATACTATCGTAATTGTTTAAACTTACACCAACATTACGGAGATTTAATCGTGATATAAACTTGTCTATATTTACAAGTTGAGGTGGGCTCATCGGGTAGTGTCGGGTGGACCAcaaatgtaaaatgaaactttttatacTATGTGCGTTAAGCTGTTGTGTTGTATCGGTTCGCGCGTTGGGATTGCTAGTAAGTGTGTTTtggttttgaaattaatttgctAAAATCCTAAAGGTTATAAGAGCAAGGGCATATACAGTCCACAGTTGTTACGTTGTTAATCCTTGGGGTACGTTGTTAAGCTTTAGACTAgcataatgaaaaaaaaatgtttcgaaaaaatacaaactttcgctttctGTATACTTAAAGTGGACAATGCATATTACTCAAGAGAGTTGAACGATAATACAACCGCATCAAAAGCACCTAataatccataaaataaatatcggaTTCTTTCCGGATTCCAAATCCCACCCTTCACGGCATCCTAAGAAGCAGAACAATAATCGACGCAACGTAATCCCCGGACCTTATTTCTCTGCAGCACACTCATAAATTCGACTACAAATATGATTATTCCAGGGTCCAGGTCAATGGCTAGTGCTGAACATCTTGGAGTGCGAGGACCCTGAGCAGTACCCGATGGTCTTCGACGCGTATAGGAGGAAGCTGAACCGGACTCACGATTGCTTCACCGGCACATTCGATTCGCCTTATGAGGTCAACTCTAGTTACGCAGTAAGTTGTGCTTTGTCTGCTTACTATTTTTACAGTGGGCGAAAATGTAATACCGTTTAATTGTGAGACGGCCTAAATATTGATTGCTATTGCCATTGATGCTATTTAGGCtatgaaagtttttatatttatccttTCTTTTTCGTATTTAGTGCTTTAGAAACTGTCTCACTATTACAGCCTGATGAAAGAAAGATAATCAGGCAGTAACCGACTAAAAATACCTAGCGCCGACAACCAGTAGAATGAAACTAAGGCTAACTGCGCTATCGGGTTCAGAAGCAATGTTGCGCCATACCAGACAACTTTTATTTGTGATCTAATTAATTCCAACtgcattatttataaagaaagcCAAAGtccaaaatagatttaaaaagaaattctgctcaataattatttttgggcTATGTTAGTAGACCAGATTAGGCCCCAGTTATATCACAACCTAATAGGCTTTTAAATTCATATCATATGATCTATTTCAGATTGCAGTAGACGTATACAAGAAAATGGACGGCGGCTTTAAGTTTTACCAGACGATAATGGACGATTGTGTGTGTACGTTCTTAATGCAACATGCCAAGGAAAATATACAGCGCATACTGTCTATGTCGGGAGTTGACCCGCCCGACTGTCCCGTAAAaccagtaaatatatttattttaatactattaataactataaaccAAGTATtgtaatacataataatgataTATGTATACAATGGGTTACTTTAAACAGACCCGCTCGGAGGCCTCCAAGGTGgtttctttaaacaaaacttgAGAAATTATCAACGTAAATTATTTAGTGTAAAATAGACCCTAACTTTATCTGCTACAAGTTCAAATTCAAactccaataaaaaatatttaattagaaagttttttttaaatcggtttcGATATATCGAATTGCTTGGGATTAAGACTTCTTTCTTTTCAGGGTTTCTACTCAGTTGAGAACTTCGTCATGGACTACACAGAGTTACCATTGAACGGCGTGTACGGAACTTATGAAGTAGTCGTGTTCTTAACGCTTGACGGAAGGAAGATGAGCTGTATTAAGGGTCACCTGCTTTTCGAGAActccgatgatgatgatgaagacgatGATTAACTGGAATGAACTGTTAAGCTTCGAcgtattgatataaatatatgaCTTATGTGAATAATGCCTTAAATAAATGTGATTGAATTTCATGAGTTTGCTTTGAGTATACTTCAAATGTTAATAACAATTGTTTAAAGAATTTACTATTgatatatgtaggtattgtCCTCAGAATTCGCTCCCCCTCCCGAGAATTCCGGGGAAGGACTGGTTACTGTCAAACTCTTACTGAATAAATCTCCGTGCAACGATTTGTGGTTGGTCGATGCGTGGCAATACATAGCAATAGATGTGTGTACTGGTGTAGTGTACCTGACGACCAGCTCGAACTGGTGATGGTGCAGCAGATGCTTGTTGCTGGGCAGGCGCGCGGCCAGGTCCCGCACGAGGGCCGCGCGGGCCCCCGGCGCCCGCAGCGCGCGCAGCACTCCCGGGAAGGACTTGCGCGCGTCCGCGTAGCGGCACTCGAACAGCGCCGCGATGCACGAGCGGAGCACCTGCGGGCAGGACTCCGCGGCATTACCACTGCACGGGGACCAGAGTGCTGGAGGTCACCACGACACAGCAActgcgcgcgacgtgtcacggctTCGTACGTTCCTCACGTGGGACAAGCAATTtgtctgatccacgaatgcttgttctgagtctgggtgcgtTTGCccacgtgatttgaatgttagCGAAACTTgccaaaaaattaaatgcttggCTGAGTCCAGACGAGCGTAATTTTGTGAGTTGTGAGTAGCAGAAATTTTGCTGCATTCGGTTTCATATATAAAAAGTCCGATTTGATTCACACGGCGAGGCAAAATTTGTTGTCTGCCGACTCACGCGCATTATACGGACCGAATTGAGTTCACGGGGAGAGAGGGGGTAGACACGGGTCAAGCAAAGTAGTAACTGAATAAAATCCGCTCGTCTGGCTGCCCAACAGAATTACTCTAGGGTGGTCTAAACATGTTGATGCGCGAACGCACCCAGACCCAACCCACCATGCAAAGCGAGCACCCGGACAAAACAGTAACGTTTCAACATCGCAAGCGAGCACAAACAAACAACGATCGACTTTGCAAGAGTTTCCCCTAAAAATGCAACTTCtataaatggaaataaacaaacttctttAAGAATGAGAAGGTTATACAATAAAAATGCGTTTTCAAACTTTAGATGTACATGGACCTTGTAAAAATGTAATCGAATTATTTGAACTATGGTCATGGACCTTGATAGCTCAGTTGGTTATGCAACTGCTGAATTCTATCAGTAGTTGTTAGGTTCAAGATAATCCAATCTTTTTATCTCGAATGGGAAATCATCACATCACTGCTcctgctttgggttgagcggaagggagtgtcagactcctactgaatAAAACCCACTCGTACCTATCTTTGCTGTATGTGTACCGGGGCCGCGATAACCCTTTCGGTCAATCCCGCTGCCTCGGCAGACATCAGCCATAATGGGCTCCACAGAAAGATAAACCAGTTTGAGGTTTCAATTTATCCAATACACTGTAAATTACACATATCTACTCATATactaatatgtaattaaatacagCCTGCACTTACCTCTAACCTCCTAGCGGAGTTGGTGAGCAACAAGTGCGCGTACTCCGCAGCGCCGGTAGGTGGCGCGGCGGGCGGGACTATGCGGGCTTGTGGTGGACGGAGGGAACTCAGTCTGGATGGAAATACagataattagtaataattatcGTAATTTAATGTCAAATATTGGAGCGGAATTTTAAGTATTAGGTTActggattttgttttttcataataaatttaaattgggCACATCATGGTATctaaagaaaatagaaaaaaaatgcccTGAGaattctctttttttaaatcattagaATCGTTTGCTAAACTTATTATAGACTTGTGTTTCCAGAGAGATTTCTTATGTTAACGAAAATAATTGACATACAGAAATACGAcgaatataataacaaaacattacaaagcgtcaaaatagaaaatatcatATCTACATTCCAGTCACAATTGCGAAACATCCCTAGAAGGCTAGAACATAATATACATGTATAGAACAGTGGCGGTGCGTCCGTACTTGTGGTTGGCGGCGGCCCGCTGCGCCACGTCGCGCATGACGTCCCGCACGCGCGGCGCGTCCAGCGCGGGCAGCGGCGGCTGGTGGATGCGGGACGACGCGCCCGCCGGCGGCCGCAGGATGCGCTGCTGGAACGACTGACACAGCAACACGTATATGAGCTTATCTAGAGCAGAGAGTATGGGCCCGATACCCACCCAGGACAGAATTTTGGTATGAGCACGgtcgtttgttctgtgtctgggtgtaatttatctaatttGTGTCATTTATTTGACTGACCTATTTGGAGTAAGATGTTATGTTGAAGAATGGTATTATGTGCTCATCTAGTGTAGAGTGTGGGCTCGATCGAAAGTTCTGTCCTGGATGGGTCCAGGACCGAACTTTTAGATGAGGAGTTTGTTTGgagtttgttctgtgtctgggtgtaatttatctaatttttgtcatttatttgaCTGCCCACCTATTTGGTGTAAGCTGTTATGCTGagtatgttatttgataaataaagctGTAATACGTAGGTATATCGGATacctagtactcataacacaggCTTTgcatagtttgaaactagatggcgttgtgtgaaaattgtgaaGTTATTATATGTAATACTTGGGAAAGTCTATTGCTCAATCACTTCTATGAATCGGAATTAGAAACCAGTAAACTTCTTCATTTTGTGACctgtatttaatacaattattataagcCTAAAATGTCAcactgctgagcaaaggcctccccactcctCTCCAATATGGTCCATATGAATAAAACCGtataaaattaagttgaaaatCTTGTCTCTACCTGAGGATTAGGATTCTCATTGAGATGTAACTGCATCGCCAAATCTTGTATGTGTTGCAATTCTAGTTCAGGGTTTAATGACTCCAACCTTAACTGCTCCGGAAGAtttctgaaatataaaaacacattttgtgTGATGAGAAAATACCTCAGTAAATACCTCTGATAGATCACCTATATTTATTCTTTACTTAATATGGTTTTCGCCCCATATTTACAAGTACCATATCTTTTTCTTTACTTCAGCAAGATCAACGACGTATTCGAAGCGGGGTTCGAATCAGCAACACCAACTGTGATCGCGTATTGAACTATAGCACTCATTACATATCTCACACAATCACCAGCTATATTATACTATTGTATTCAGTTTTTACAACATCCAGAAAACATAAGAAACTTTGTATCTTAAGACCACTTcacttaacatatttttttcttttgtttatttacttatgaAAGG contains:
- the LOC113500311 gene encoding uncharacterized protein LOC113500311, with product MKLFILCALSCCVVSVRALGLLGPGQWLVLNILECEDPEQYPMVFDAYRRKLNRTHDCFTGTFDSPYEVNSSYAIAVDVYKKMDGGFKFYQTIMDDCVCTFLMQHAKENIQRILSMSGVDPPDCPVKPGFYSVENFVMDYTELPLNGVYGTYEVVVFLTLDGRKMSCIKGHLLFENSDDDDEDDD